The sequence CATTCCCTGAACCGCAGTGTAAGGAAGTGTAGTAGGAAAAGTCACACAGGTACCTGGGAGAGACAACCATGCATCAGTAACTTCACACAAGAAAAATCTTATTCATGCCTTTTTGATAAATACAATATTTCCTGCTTTGAAAATATTCTCACCATATTGACCAGCATTCATGCTCTATCTCAGTCTTGTATATGACTCTCACTTAACCATAGGCTATCCAGACTAATATTAAAATACTCTTAACCTGGTTTCAGAGGAAGAATGGCATCCGACATAAGTACTAAGTCAAGGGGACAGgcttttagcgaatgcccacaaacgcccactctggcgaagtccgcgctgcacgaatctatctttttttgctcggaatatgttcaggttgtactcccattaattaatcctgagtttcaagtcaatccatcgatccgaagttaaataaagcgaacttgaagattcttacctggctttttagcgaatgcccagcaaaaaatggctttttagcgaatgcccactatatcagccaaaatatcggccatcgtgacacgggcgctaaatctaacaccataaacatgttcaacaagttgtcccctgaatgtgtactcagtttccgtgctgtacacgcctgtaaagtcactttattttacgaaatacacggcgcggcccgcggcacgtatccggggtagaggccgctggtaacctgtcccaaatatgcaaatgagccgccatattggatttttacgtccggggccgtggattcccgcgccgtgtatttcgtaaaataaagtgactttacaggcgtgtacagcacggaaactgagtacacattcaggggacaacttgttgaacatgtttatggtgttaaatttagcgcccgtgtcacgatggccgatattttggcatatatattgggcattcgctaaaaagccttttttgctgggcattcgctaaaaagccaggtaagaatcttcaagttcgctttatttaacttcggatcgatggattgacttgaaactcaggatcaattaatgggagcacaacctgaacatattccaagcaaaaaaaattagattcgtgcagcgcggacttcgccagagtgggcgtttgtgggcattcgctaaaaagccgatgcgctAAGTCAAGACAACCTGGTATCTAAACCTGTCATAGCTGGCCAAGACTTGctagctatgataggtttggataccaggctagagtGTCTCATTCAATGTTTTAAGTCAAAAGATATCAAGCCACTGTATTTGTGTTTGACTACCTACCTGCCAGCATCATAAGAGGCCACCACAGGGGTCCCCtctgtgtctgtctggttcACTCTGGTACAGATGTCCTCCATGTCCAGGAGGGACACTAGGGTATCATCTCCATCATCCACACAGCTCTTAGAGTCTGGACACTTACATTGGACATCCAGTCTCTCGTAACCTGAGTTGTGGGCTACCTGCTCCAGGGTGATGTTCCTGGCAAGACCAGAGACACCAACGTGCACCATCAGCTGTGTGGCACGGAAATAAGATAATTTTAGAGACTGTACCAACATAAAGACAAACAAGAATGGCAATGTTATCATTGACATTTAACAAAAATTGTCTtcttcaaactcaaagaaaCACTTCACTTGCAATTGTCTGATATCACCTTTACAACCAGACTTATAAACTCACACTGTACTATGTATCCTTTAAGAAAGTTGTGCTATTTCCTTCTTATCACACATAACACCATGATAATTATAGTGAGTTAAAAGGGAACTTCTCGTGCCACACCTTAGGTTTGTACTTCTTCCATATTGTTGGTACTGTTTGTTTCACTGCTTTATACTCTACTGGCAGCTCTTCAACTCTGAGGTCAACATCCTCTCCCAGACCCATCTTTGCCAtttcctgcaaaaaaaaaattcacgagGTGGGTTTTTGATATCACCTAGATTTTACAACCATTCTTGTATGATAACTGTTTCTCAGTAGAAATTAGAACATGACAGAATACTTGACTTCAACATAGGGTTATTCATCAACTCTACTCAACAAAAACTTGCAGCTTTTTTCCTTATACATAGCGTTCAATCCAAAGTGAACTGGCTGTTTCTCAATTAGAAATTCACCCTTTGGCTCGGAATACCATAAACTTTCACAGGAACAACAACCAAATAGTTGGTGTTGGATATAAAAACTTTCAGGCATTGCAGTAGTACTTTCTAACAAAGAGACTCAAGTTTTAtaggctctctctctctttatagGCTACAGCTTGGTAATATGGTTTCAGCAACAGGTGGTTGCCAGGTGGGGTTTGTCATAGATATGTTTCCATAAATGCTACTTTCTAAATCAAATGGACATTAGAGCAGTCGGCAGAAATGCAATTTGTCTGTTGCGAAAATATCAAACTGACCTTACCTGAACGGACACCCAGCTGGCATTAACCTCATGATCTCCAAAAGGTCCAAAACCTGAAGGAAGAGTGTCAACACTAAGGATCTAACATATCATAAAGTTGTATAAGACTACTGACAAGGGTGATTTTGGACATTTTAAGGTTTATACAGTACACGTTTAGCTCATCCTAGAACTGTAGTGAAACAACCTCGCTCACACTATGGGCAATACCTGAAACGTTACAAAAAGTTATAAATGAGCCAGGAACAAAGTTGCCATCACCCAGTGAGATGAGGAAGTATAAAAGGAAATATTTCTATTTCCAAGGAGAACAGCATATTTACCTGTTACAAAGACTATGGGCAGCATTCTACCGTTGGCAGAAGGGCACGGATAAAACCGATTGTTGTTGAGcttgcagcagcagctgttttTCACTTGTAAATTTTGATGTTGTGTTGCCAACTCTCATGAGCTCTCAGCTGACTTCGGAACCCGGAAGTGTATTCTCACAACTCTCGTAATGCCTCGCGCGTAAATCTCGCGTGAACTTGCTGTTCTGTCTGACGCTTACCCTCCCTCCAAGCCAGACTTAGTAAACATTGTCACGACCAGGGTCCACAGAATTCCCTGGAAATGTTATCCCAGTGGGTTTTCTACTCTAAGAATAACATGAGATGTTATTTCAGGGCAAACTGaggaaaaatggaaaatatgCATGCTTTCCAGGGGGAGGAAAGCGCAAGATAGACTCTCCCAAAATGCATTTTGACAGACGTTGATATGGCGAAGCCGGGCAGTGTTCgaggtaacgttatgttttgGTTGTACAAAACAAGAGCAGAAATTTGCGACAAACCATGTTCTTCACAATTGGATGCTTACAATTGATTGTCTACCGTTTCTTTTGACGAAAAACATCAGAAACCGACAaggatttattgaaattgcagtCTAGTGATTGGAGGGGAGGGAAGGGGACTTTAACATGTTCACATGGGATGGGAGTGGAAAGTTCATGTTTTCATGGCATAGGACTGGTTTCATCCGGTTCCGTTTTAAGAAAACGCCATTTATGAATGACATATATCCTCCATTCGTTCATGGGAAAAATGGAAAGCACACATTATATGATGATCATGTTATCCTATCACCTGTCAGGTGACCGACTTCTTTACTAGAGGTCATTGCCCTCTGCACAACCTGTCAGCCCTGGCACATTCCCCAATAGGCAATATGACATGAAAGGGCGTGGATGACTACAGTTCTTGTCTACCAGAAGTCTGTTGTGACTTAGGGACCATCCATCCGATGTCAGACAGGGTTCTTGTGGTGTTTATTTTTTACTTATCACCATAGCTAATAATCTGAAGTAAATAAAATGGGATCTTGTGATTGGTCAAACCTGTGTTCTTCTAAAATCAGTAGGCGTTAAATACATCAATATTGATAGAGCACTTTTCTCTGTTCAATATGCAAGAAAACTAAAATTTTTATCAAAAATGAAAACTGGACTTTGCTTATTTCGTGATAGTAaattttcattatcataatgCACATGACTTGATGGTAACTTTAAAAGTTCTTGATACATTTGAAATCAAACAGTCCACTCAGAGACTTCAGTTGAAAGAATTGTAGAAGGCTAACAGATGGTAATTCATCAGACAGACATGTCCTCAAGGCTTGTAACATTACCCCTTTGAGAGATCAGCCCCTGCACAAGATAAATAGCAGCAAACAGGCCATACAAGATTATCAATTGCCTCATTTTCTTTGACATATCATCAACTGCTCAAGTCAGGCTAATGCCAATGCAATATTACCATTTTGCATTCAAATTGTTTTGCAGAAGGGAAACTGCAAGTTTGAGGTATGTCCTAGCTTTGACCTCCCTCAGGCAGACATCCACATGTCTGACCCAGTTTTGTGTACAAGGCACATTATGTATGTAGGCCATGTATATACTTGGCCTGACGCTTTGTGTACAGCAAGAGCAGCATACAAGCAGCATAGAGTCTCACGGTGCAGGCGTGCACACATGTCTAAAGCACTTCCATCTGTACAAAAGTGTTTTCAAAAATTTTGAAGGCTCTGTGTTTTTGAAAAACAGCATCTGGGAATCATGGTTGTTCAGAATGGAGGCACCCCAGGTAATGTAGCTTTCCataatgatatttctaacattacCCATTACCCATTGTTCTTCAATTCTCCATTTACTTGCCAGACAAGGGAGAAACATAGGCTCAAGAAAGTGTGTCATGCCAAGTCATTTGCAGTCCATTTGTATTTTAGATTGTATGTGATAAACTGACAATGTTTATTGTGATGTCTTGTTGAAAAACATATTCTCTGAATAGTTAATAACTATTTGAAAGACTGTTGTTTCTAGGATGTTTTACAGACACATCTATGTGATTCAAAAACCAAACGTATGTCTATTTCCTGTTGAGTTATTAGTTCCCATGAATGTTAAGTCACCAAAGAAAATATCTGGACATATACTCTATGCTTTGACCAGAAATAGAAGGCCTGTATTCCAAGCTAAACAAGGAAGGGTTAGGAAGGTCGTATTTCCAAGAGGAATTTCGCATGACTAGGCTGTTTATGGACCATAACACCACTGCATGGTTGTTCTGTTTGTTTTAGTCGTTTTGGTAACATGTTTGTTTTCGAGTGGGATTTGAATAACATTAGCGAAGATTCTAAATGAATCACTTTTAATGTGTGCATATCAGTTTGGTATAGATTGCTAGGCAGTATGAGTCCAAACTATGTCAACATTCCCCACAATGGGGTCAATCACCTAAAATACTGTACTATGGTTTTGAATGTGGGTCATGTTTATTTTAACTTCCATTAACACAGTTAGCTAGCAGGTGTGCTTTCTGTCAGCTTTTATGAGGCAAGATTTATTGAACTCTCAGCTGTTTCTACAGTAATTCAGAAGATTTATGGCTTTATTTGGCTGTATGATGAAATACATATCATTAGAAAGTACACAGCTGAAAACAGACTTAGCTAGTCATGTTTTGGCCAGTTTTTTAGCTGCAATCTCCTTGTTCTGTTGTGGATTTGCTGTTGATGGTTCTAACATAACTGAAACAAGTTAGCAATTCGATGATTTGAAAATATTGCTCTAGCACTTGTGTTTGTGAACAGaattgtgtatgtgtatctgtCTTTATGAAACTGAAATGATAGAGtaacatttatttgttttacccaGGTCTGTTTCCAATTGATATCCTGACATCGTCCACCGTTCCTGAGAAAGGGGAGGCAGCAGACTTCATTGCAAGTCTGAGCTACAATGGGAAGGAGGCAGACATCCTGCAGTGCAGTAAATGTATTGGACAGGTAACTGTCATTTCATGATAGAACACTCACTACAGTCAGGGAACTAATCATTTCATTCTAATATCAGGGATGGATTGTGTGTCAGTCAGAACATTCAAATGAGACAGATAATGACATTCTAAACCAACCATCTCCTACCTactctgtccttggtgatgaaaGACATTCTATAGCTACTGTTATCCCTGTCCTTGAATGATATTCTAGAGCTACAGTTAttcctgtccctgaatgacGTTGTAGAGCTACTGTTatccttgtccctggtgctgaattacctTCTAGAGCTACTGTTGTTCGTATCCTTCAATGGCATTTTAGAGGTACcattgtccctgtccctggtgctgaatggcatTCCAGACCTACagttgtccctgtccctggtacgaAGGACATTCTAGACCTACTGttacccctgtccctggtggtgAATGGCATTCTAGACCTACTGTTGcctctgtccctggtactgaatggcATTCTAGATCTACTgttgcccctgtccctggtgctgaatgacattctaGATCTACCAttacccctgtccctggtgctgaatgacattttaGATCTACCATTGCCCCTGTCACGGTGGTCTGTCGCTGGgttattctttcccgttgctacgcgtgTTCGACAATGTATCAGGTTACACGAGGCAACATTCTGGATAATGGTAAAACATATATGAATAAACTAAATAGTGGGGACgggaaaatcttttcaaaataaaacaaaattagcgattttacaaaatttgaatgttgtccttttgcgctgaatggctattttttctagattttgcTGTTAAACCCGATTATTTCTAAGTTCTGGGGAGAACATTTTTGCAGGCAAACATCGTAAAGGACTGGCACCAAATGTCAAGGAAAATCtctgattttcatatttttcgtcaactaggaacaaaacaaaactttccgCATTTGGGATTTTTTGATTTCTGATTTTAAGTATAGTtgatatcgacaaatctgtgaaaagatgacatttttaaacatttttcgcactcatcatttttcaaaagtccccaaaacagAAATCGCGGGAAAACCGTTACCGTCATTTTGAGCCGTTAATGAAGTAAGGTGGATGCTTTTTGAAGCTGATCCTTTATGATGTTTGAACCCATGTCATGCAACACAGATAGGGGAGGGGGTAATTGACACCGACGTAAACAATCCTTCTGATATTCAAGGTCAGCAAAAATGACGCTAGTAGCTTtgttacatgttagatgtcctcaacaaagtgccagcatagaTTTACTCTCCAGAAAACTGGTAAAATTTGtgaaacaagtgcttttcaaaaaagctggcgttttggctacgtttatgagtgtgaattgtcttttcccttttcttgaagtaaaatctgccagagaaagtcactcaagggctgttgagtctataagaaaaattgtcattttgggaaaggagtactgttttaatagagaaaggcagattggggaaagcaattttgaagttacggcacttaacttaagtgcttttgaaaaagctggtcttgg comes from Branchiostoma lanceolatum isolate klBraLanc5 chromosome 2, klBraLanc5.hap2, whole genome shotgun sequence and encodes:
- the LOC136428128 gene encoding pyroglutamyl-peptidase 1-like encodes the protein MLPIVFVTGFGPFGDHEVNASWVSVQEMAKMGLGEDVDLRVEELPVEYKAVKQTVPTIWKKYKPKLMVHVGVSGLARNITLEQVAHNSGYERLDVQCKCPDSKSCVDDGDDTLVSLLDMEDICTRVNQTDTEGTPVVASYDAGRYLCDFSYYTSLHCGSGNAAFIHVPPLDKPFSAQVLGSTLREIILTMLKCLKEKEQGEVVDLSLQNHC